The Peromyscus eremicus chromosome 2, PerEre_H2_v1, whole genome shotgun sequence genome includes the window TATAGTTAGTTAGATGGGCCACACGATTGGTTTTCTCACTAAAACTTACGTCATTGTAGGGTTTTCCTACTTTGAgcaaaagaagagaggaaagggtaCCACTAGCGGCAAAAGGAATGTCTTGCATCATGTGTCTAATCTATATGTTAACTTTTGCTTACACAGACAGAAAGAATTTACTTTCAGGTCTACTTACCAAAGGGGAGCAAAGAGAAGAGCAAAGCCATGTTCTTCTGCCAACGATGGAGCATTGGGAAGGTCGTGGACTTCGCAGCTTCCCTAGCCAGTCTTCGAAATGAAAACAACAAGTTGACGGCCAAGGTACTGTGCAGTCAGCTTTCCTCCTCCAGGGTCTGGCATGTGTCGTTACCACTGGGTGACTTGTTTCTCTCTCGGCAGAAGCTGAGGCTGTGTCACGTGCCTTCAGGAGAAGCCTTGCCCTTGGATCACACTTTGGAAACGTGGATCACTAGGGAGGACAACCCTTTATATAATGGTGGGAATGTTATTTTGGAATATCTCAACGATGAAGAacagactttaaaaaatgttgactCTTACTTGGAATAGTCACTCAAGAATTAGAGCCAGAATTTACAAGTGGAAATCATTCTATATACATAGTCGATTTCTTTTACTACAGATACTTTTTTAAAACTCTAAAAGttgcttttttataatttatttccaTTAGGTCATAATTTACATCAGTAGTTTTCTACTAAGTTCCAGGTTTTGTGTTTTGAAGTTTAACTATGTACTGAGAGTTACGgcaaagtattatttttattactgttccTGGGTTATGTGTA containing:
- the Zfand1 gene encoding AN1-type zinc finger protein 1 isoform X4, with product MAATQKLVRDIIDTKAGGAVNKGRKGAKTSGTAAKVALMKLKMHADGDKSLPQTERIYFQVYLPKGSKEKSKAMFFCQRWSIGKVVDFAASLASLRNENNKLTAKKLRLCHVPSGEALPLDHTLETWITREDNPLYNGGNVILEYLNDEEQTLKNVDSYLE